The DNA region catttgctttatttatttactgctgACTGCTGCTAACTAGCTGAAAAACGGCCGGACCACAAGCGTCAATCATCTTCCAACCCAGTTCAGACGAGGCCACGCCCACTTCCACCTGATGACGCCCAGACAGGTGAGTTGCCACGGCAACAGTCCCTCCTCCTGCGGAGCCGCAGTGAGACACTTGACACGTTCATCCTGCAGGTGCTAACAGAGCTAACTGTTAGCAGCCAGGAGCAGCACCAGGGGGAGGAGCACGCCAGTCCGGTTTCCATGGGAACGCAGCCACCATCAGGACGAGTACTCAGCCAGTACTCACTGTGTACTCAGCCAGTACTGAGTGAGTACTCAGCAAATACTCAGCGTGTACTCAGTAAAGTCTGCAGGTCTTCAGGCAGCGAGCTAACCATGGAGTCTATAAAGGTGTCCAGTTTGTCCAAAACGCCGtccttcacctgcagctgctgccgtCGCGCTTTCATCTGAAAATCACAGTCAGGACGGTCAGAatcacacttcctgtctcacactgtgacatcacagacaaTCATGAGCGATCAGGATCAGGTCTGCTCTTAGAGACGCCGTCGTTTGGTGAGGAAAGCGTTCAAGAACATTCTAGAAATCCAGAGTTTAACGACTTCACTGAGCGACAGTAAAGAAGTGAAACACGTTTTCCTCATCGCgcctttattttgacatttcgGGTTTTTTTCTGAAACTCTTTCCTCACACTTCTCTCAGACCTGCAGACACTCACCAGTTTCTCTCTGAGCTTCAGAATCAGGTCGACGATCTCTACCTCGGACTTGTCTTTGGTCCAGCCCAGCAGGTCCTGCAGAGGACAGGACATCAGGTCACCCACAGGCACACAGTAACCGCTGTGAGAGCACATGACGGGACTCACGGCGTCACAGATGACCTCCAGGTGAAGGCTCTCCAGTTTCTGGGTCATCTCTCTGTGTCGATGTCGGTACCATCCGTCAAAGTTCGGGGACCTGAAGAACTTCCTGTCAACAGTCAAAACAACAAAGATGCTGACTTCGTCCATTAGAACTCGTCCGGGAACGGGAAGGCCCGCCCCCAAGAAAACACCTGACATGTGATTTTTGCTAATCAGGTCAAAGCCGCATGTGGAGGTCGTCTTAAAGATGGGAGCAGTCTGAGCGAAGCTTCCTGAAGACACATCATGACTTTATGTCCCGCAGACACCTGGTTTACTCACCTGTACAGCCCCATCCAATCACCTTTGAGCACTGAGGTGAGCTGAGGCCCGGTGTGATCCAGAGTGGACATGAACTCATCCTGGCTGAAGGGTCGAATCTGAGGAGgagtctgaacacacagacagaggatgaACCAGGTGACgtctctgagctgctgacaTCACTGTGAGGTCATCACACctgagccacttcctgtttacctTCCAGGGTGTCACTGATCTCTGCAGGGGCATCAGGCTCGCCATGTACCGCTCCTGACAGACAAGACGCAGGGTTTACACTCAGCACAGGAGGGTCAGACTTTCTGTCCTCTGATTGGACTAACCGGATGAGTCATCACATTGTTAGACATGGTTTTTTTTCGTGTTGGAgcgatctgattggctgttttctCACCAGCGGGATGATGAAGCTCTGCGTGAGCTCTAACAGGTGTCTCCTCAGGATGGCGCTCTGAACCTCTGAGGGTCTCTTCCTCTGGATACCCTGAAGACACAGACAGGTTTCTAAGACTCTGCATTCGCTAAGAAATGTCTTCAGGTGTGGACATGTCGGCGTTTGCTCACCTTCAGCAGTCTTTTAATCAGAATCTTGTCTTTGTGTAGAAACGTCTTGTACGCAGTGTAGAtccctgcagacaggaagtcaaccCTCAGTaccaaacaggaagtcaaccCTCAGTACCACACAACAGGAAGTCAACCCTCAGTACCACACAACAGGAAGTCAACCCTCAGTACCACACAACAGGAAGTCAACCCTCAGTACCACACAACAGGAAGTCAACCCTCAGTaccaaacaggaagtcaaccCTCAGTaccaaacaggaagtcaaccCTCAGTaccaaacaggaagtcaaccCTCAGTACCACACAACAGGATTTGATTCTCATCGGACTCGTGAGTAAAGTCAGGTCACCTGGTTTAGTGTCGAGTGTCTTCAGTTTGGACAGTTTCTTCACTTTCACCTGTTTAGGTAAATCACCTGAAAGAAAGGCGGATACAGGTGTGTCAGTACTTAATCaccatttcatttcctgtgactcCATGAACCTGATTCACACCTGAGAAGGACGTTCAGAGTTTTGTTACCTGCCATCTTGATTTCTCCCAGTCGGACCACGTGAGGCCAGTTCTGAAAAGTCTTGATGAAGAACGGATTGGTGACGCCCAGAACCACGTTAggtctgcagaggacagacagacagacaggtgagtccagacagacaggtgggtgcagacagacaggtgggtgCAGACAGGTGGTCCAGGTGAGCGTGGCACTCACGGGGCCTGGGTCCTGGTGGTGTACTCTCTGAACTCGCTGTCGTGGATGGTGAAATATGGACGAAAGTCGCAGCAGAACTTCAGAGGACTGATGGAACTGAGAGAGGACACTCTGTTACCACggtaacaacacaaacactgctctgattggctgccagcAGCTTACTAAACATCAGTTTCAATGGATCACTGGACTTCTTTCCAGTCCAGAACCTTTAACTGGTCACACTGGGActccttcagaataaaatgcTTCTTTGTCCTGatactttaaaaacatctgatgagataaatgtgaggatttattGTGAAGTTTTGGGCCTGAATATCTAAATAATCCAGTTTGAGAATGAAACCAGTTTAAATCTCAGGAAgagttctgattggctgttcagTTACCTGACAAGAGCCAGCACGGTCTCCGAGGAGATGGTGGGAGACGGTGCCATGACGACCAGCGGTTCCCCTAGCAACATGAGCTCCCAGAGGATCTGCAGGTGGATCAGGACGGACTGGAAACACCtgagcagaggtcaaaggtcatgagctcatttgtgttttcaccttcttttctcttcttatGACCCAAACACCACAAACTTTCACTTTGTTCATTTATTCTTTCAGTAAACTTTCTGTTGGACTTGTCTGTCTCAGCTGAGGTAATgtagaagacagaggaggacaggacagagacGGACCTGAACAGGTCCAGTTCGTGGATGCTGGGCAGCAGAGTCGGAGCCGGGAGAAGATCCTGAGGAGACAAAGTCAAACTTTACTGTTGATTCACCCTCAGTGTGATCACAcggtcacttcctgttcctgacCTCTCGAGCAGTCTGTCTCACTGGACTTCCTcctggtttgtctgtttttgaggGAATCCGgacctgaaaataaaacacaggaaaacatttattttcatcacagACTGAAAGTACACGAGGCTGCTCACGCACGACAGACCACGCCCCTCTCGCCTCACCTGTAAGACCACGCCCATCACTGGCAGGTTGAGAGTCAGTCCAGGTACGGGTGAAGGCCATTGGTTGATCTCGTTGCACACTGGGAGGACAAGACATCAGGTGACATTtcagcagtgatgtcataattTATGCTTGTTCTGATTCGTCCGTGTTATGATGTAGCGTGACCTCACCTGCTTCCAGGCAGGGCTCCAGCTTCTCGAAGAACTCAGGAGCGACGATCTGCAGCAGCGAGTGGAACAGGTGAGTGTACGGTAGCCTGGATATCAGCACCAGAGACTGGAAGACAgagtcacatgaccacacagGTGTCAGCCACACGTTACATGACCGCACAGCTGGTGTGAACAGCTGTGAACAGCTGTGAACAGGTGTGaacggtgtttgtgtgtaaacaggTGTGGGTGGGTGCGGGCAGGTGTGAACgggtgtgaacaggtgtgaacaggtgtgaacagtgtttgtgtgtaaacaggtgtgggcaggtgtgaacagctgtgaacaggtgtgaacaggtgtgaacagtgtttgtgtgtaaacaggtgtgggcaggtgtgaacaggtgtgaacaggtgtgaacggtgtttgtgtgtaaacaggtgtgggcaggtgtgaacgggtgtgaacaggtgtgaacaggtgtgccTCTGACCTTCTGGAAGTATCCTCTCTTCACAGAAACATCCTTCACTTGTCTGAAATAGACGTAGCCAAAGAAATGGGACgtttcagtctgcagagacaaagagagacaaatgacatcatgaagagagggtgagggtgagggtgagggtgatgaggatgatgatgatgaggatgctGACAGTGTTTCTTTGAGCTCTTTAGAGTGAATCTAAATTACTTCTGTCAATCAAAGTGATCAAACTCAGTCCTGATGTCGTAATTATTTAGATTTCAGTCGAAGTATTTAAAGGCCTGTCAGCGTCCAATCAAATAACATCCTGTGACCTCTGACAGGAAACCAGTCCTCTGCTGAGACATCTGATGATCCAGACAACCTGATCAATAACCGATCAGAGTGTTCTCTCACCTGCAGGGTGGCGGGGGCGTCTCTGTTGTAAACGTCCTCTCTGAACCTCGAAGCTCTGCGACCGACCGACTGACGTAGTCTGAAGCTGAACTGAGTGTCCCCGAGGCATCCTGGGAAATGAAGTAACACAGGtctcacctttgacctctgaggcTTCTCTCACACAGAACCACTCAGTGTTATTCAGACGGCTGACTTTACCTGAGTATGAGTCAGGGAAGGACAGGTAGCAGATGCTGGTTTTCTGCCAACAAATCACAAAGACgtgatcaataaatcaatcaatacGTCCATTGTCACCCAACACAGCGAACACAAAGGCTCAAACGTTACCTCCTTTTCTGTGAGTTTCACATTGTGAGGAAACATCagctgaaacagaaagaaagacgtCGTCAGATTCAACGTGTTCGCACCTGTCAAACACCTGAGCTGAGCTATAACGTTCACACCGGCcatcttttcttcatctcaccTTTTTGATTCACTCTTTTATTCCAGCAATCATCTGATTCAttgataagactttattgatcccactgagcagcagcagtctgaatCAAGTTCAGTAAAAACTCATGAAGGTTGATTTGAGGGTTTACAGGCaacaccttcaccttcaccttcacgATGAAGAGCAATAGGACAGGCATCTTAGAGAGAAGCGACTCgaaccaaactccattcaaactTCTGCTGATATAACATGAATCTGTCTGTTGCCTGGTTATAAACTTTCACTTCATAGTTTTAACAAATCCAGAGATAATAACGTTCAGTTCGGCCTCCAAATCATCGTTTCAACACGAGGCGTTTTCACAAAACACCAATTTTATTCCCACAAccatcagagaggaggcagcaaagaaaatgaagaatttAGGACGTTTCTAATTCCTAAATGATGTTTGGCAGAAGAGATCAGCCCTGAACTGAACCACAGACTCTTTATGACTTTTGATTGGTTCAGAAGCTCCCTTTGAACAAACGGCAGGTTCagaaaaaggtcattttttGGATACAGTTTGGTCCACCTGTCACTGCACTGTGGGGACGTGTGTGGACGCGGTCCCTGAGTGTCGGCTCAGTGGTTCCCGCTGCTTCACCGAACAGCCTGTTCGGATCATTTCTTCCAGTTTTATCTTACCCTGGCGATAAACGATGCTAACGATGCTAAGCTAACACCGCTCCGTACCTCTATGGCTTGTCCGAGCTCCAGGTCGAAGGTAACGACACACGCACACTCCAGCCAGGAGGAGAAGCGGGCCCACGGACGCCGGCCGTCCCCGCTGTCCGCCGCCTCCTCATGTCCCGGAGAACCGGAGCCGTCCAACGGGTTCATCACGACCGGATCAGAGCTCCGCGACCTCCACGGCGCATCCTCCGGTCCTCCATCACAATGAGGGTGCCGACAGAGAGCGAGAGTACCGGAGGGCGTGAGGCCTGTGGAGACCCCTGCTGGACACCAGAGGACACTGCGCCGCCGAGCAGCGCGAGCGAGCAGCTTCATTTGTCTCCATTAAGAGCTGAAGAGCACAAACACCAAGATATTCTTCACAACCTCTGTATTTAATGCTCTACGGCtggttttcttttcatctttcacATTAGTTCTTTTTCTAAAACAAGCAGATTTCCCCAACGTGCGAgcaatcttatcttatcttatcttatcttatcttatcttatcttatcttatcttatcttatcttatcttattttatctacACAGATGAAGATTAAGAGTTGGATTATAAACACAATGCAGACGAAGAGTTGGACTTCACTGGACTAGTTTAAGTCTTCTCTGTCCACGCTCTGATACATCTTGAAAGacattttgtctctgctgtttcttcatGTCGTAGCTTCACTGGATATTTGGCTGAACATCATGAAGAAACTGTTGGTTTCTCTTTCGACATTCACTGTTTATTACACTGCTTTCATTGTGTAGAAACATGATTTGCGGGATCACATGACGAAGATGAACAAAGACTTTAAGATTTAAATTATTCCAGAGCAGGATTGTTACTGAAAACTGTGACGTGAGAAAAAGTCTTTTTGCAGCTTTGTTGTTCTGCATGTCTTTATTTTCCAGATGTCTGTGGAGGAGAGTCTGATTTAATCTGTAATTAAACAAAGTTAAATCTTCATCCCAGAaaactcttttctgtcttctggACTCTCCCCGCCCCCTACACCTGTTCCCCGCTCACCTTCTGACCTGTCCACACCTGATCAGTACGTCACTGACACCTGCTGGTTTTCACACTCTTAAAGCAGAAATCAGGCCCGACTCGTGTCTCTTCTACCTTTTCTTTCTAAAACACTTTATTCACTTTATTCAACATTCTGCACCAGAACAACCTCCAAATCTGCCACATATTATTTTATATAGTAGCGCTGTTATGCtgaatcttattttgaaaaggacGGCGCCGGAAGTGGTACAGAGCGCGTTCCGGTGGTTATCCGGCTGGCAGTGGGACAGCCGCTTCATTCTCCCAGTTGTCACCGGACAGATCAACATGGCTTCGGACCCGTGcgccttctcctccttcaccagGTGCGTCACCAAGCACCTGAACCTGTCCCTCCACCTGGACTTCGACAGGCACGTCATTAGAGGCAAGGTGGAGCTCACCGTGGAGGCCCTCGAGGACCGTTTCTCTGCTCTGGTAATGTTAACGAAGCCCGGGGCTCTGCTCTGGTGCAGCTGCATGTTAGCCCCAAAGCTAACGGCTCATTCATGAGTTCCATCATTTCCCGCGGAGTTTATGGTCAGTGAAGTGGTCATTTCATAAAGCAGAACTCCGCTTAAAAACTGAGCATttcttattttatatatttttatttttagtagaaatatgtgtgatgtctgtctccacctgacAGGCTATGAAACTGGGACTGTTTAATAAAATGCCAAATTCTACAGAAATTTGACAAATAACTGATTGAATTGTCAGACAAGAAGTTTTTAAATCCTAAACTGTTTGTTAAAAATCCTTTTTGCATGTGTAGAAACACGTGCTGACATGTTGTTAGAGATGCGCCCTTAAATTCCCGTTTTTCagaatggagtttggtgtgacTTCATGTTGTCAGACTGAAGTTATTGTGTGATCCTGGACTTTGATTTGAAGGCCAGAATCCGGTAGAACAGGTGTGTTCACCTGAGTTTAGAGTGTTTATCAGTGAACAGCAGAGCTGACTTTCTTTTTCTGAAGTGTCATGAAATGAACCTGCTTGTCCAAAGACCGAAGTCTCTTGTAATCTGTTGATGGTGATGGTTGATGGTTGATGGtctctttctgtatttttatacCTGTGCAGGTGTAGTTCTTATCATTTCCTGTATCAACAGGTAAAGAAATACTTTGAAGCAAAAAGCTTAAATCTCTCTTGTGGTGAAGTCGAGATTTAAGACAGACTAAACTTCGTAGGTTGGACTTTGATCTTAGGCCTGATTTGTCAGTGCAGGTGTGCAGAGTGAGGtcagagagggacaggtgagCGTTTATCTGCAGGTATGTCTCAGGTTTGACCGTGCTGACTCAGCATGGCTGACATTAATCTCAGCTTCTCGTTAGTTGAAGTGTCTTTTTATCTGCCGCAGACTTTGGACACCAGAGACCTGAAGATCGTCTCTGTGAATGCTAATGGACAAGCGGCCCGGTTTACCATGGGCCCCAAACACAGCTTCAAGGGGACGCCGCTGGACATCGCGCTGCCCTTCGACCTCTCCAGGTgacctcttcttctctttcctcatGTAACGGTTTTTCAAAACGAGGTGCTGTTAAcgtgtttgtgttgtggaccaatcagagggCAGCATGTGATCGTGGAGGTGACCTATGAGACGTCTCCGTCAGCGTCGGCTCTGCAGTGGCTCACACCTGAACAGACTGCTGGGAAGAAACAGCCCTACCTGTTCAGCcagtgtcaggtgtgtgtgctcgtCCAGTCCGTCTCAGGTCCAGAGTGTCTCAGGTCCAGTCCATCTCAGGTCCAGTCCGTCTCAGGTCCAGAGTGTCTCAGGTCCAGAGTGTCTCAGGTCCAGTCCATCTCAGGTCCAGTCTGTCTCAGGTCCAGAGTGTCTCAGGTCCAGAGTGTCTCAGGTCCAGTCCATCTCAGGTCCAGTCCATCTCAGGTCCAGAGTGTCTCAGGTCCAGTCTGTCTCAGGTTCAGAGTGTCTCAGGTCCAGTCTGTCTCAGGTCCAGAGTGTCTCATGTCCAATCTGTCTCAGGTCCAGTCCATCTCAGGTCCAGAGTGTCTCAGGTCCAGTCTGTCTCAGGTCCAGAGTGTCTCAGGTCCAGTCCATCTCAGGTCCAGAGTGTCTCAGGTCCAGTCCATCTCAGGTCCAGAGTGTCTCAGGTCCAGTCTGTCTCAGGTCCAGAGTGTCTCAGGTTCAGAGTGTCTCAGGTCCAGTCTGTCTCAGGTCCAGAGTGTCTCATGTCCAATCTGTCTCAGGTCCAGAGTGTCTCAGGTCTAGTCTGTCTCAGGTCTAGTCTGTCTCAGGGCCAGAGTGTCTCAGGGCCAGTCTGTCTCAGGTCCAGAGGTGATGGACAGCTGTGTGAGACAGCGTCTTGTGTAAGTCAGTTTTCAGACGTTTGAGCAGAAGTTGAAGTTTCTTCATGTCAGACGTTTCAcactttgttctgtttgttctctAAACTGGTTTTTCTTTCCAAACCAGCGTCCTGGTTCCTGTTTCTTGTGGTTTTAGGTAGAACGTTCTTTCAGTGTCTTCAGGGACGGCTGCGTGTTGACAGGAAGTAGTTTCCTCTGAAGACACCGGAGGCGTCCTCTGTGGATTCATATCAGAGTGTAGCAATGAaaacagttcagtgtgtgtgtgtgtgtgtgtgtgtgtgtgtgtgtgtgtgtgtgtgtgtgtgtgtgtgtgtgtgtgtgtgtacacagtacGTGTGTCCTGACTGAGTCCCTGTGTTCTGTCTTACAGGCTCATCACTGCAGGAGTATGATTCCCTGTCAGGACAGTCCATCTGTCAAACACACCTACTACGctcaggtaacacacacaccttttggGCTGTGTGCCTGCAGGCAGTGATGTCACTCCTCAGGTGTGGTTGTATGTTTTGTCTCTAGGGTGACCTGTGTGTTGTCTCTCAGGTGTCTGTACCTAAAGACCTGGTGGCTGTGATGAGTGCAGTGAGGGACGGACAGGAAGCTGACCCTCAGGACAGTAACCGTGTCGTGTACAGGTTCAGACAGCCGGTCAGTCATTTGAATCAGTGAACTTTATTTACATTGTTAACGACCCCCACTtcaccttgacctttgacctttgtccACAGGTGCCCATGCCTTCTTACCTGATTGCCATTGTTGTTGGAGCTCTGGAGAGCAGGtactgtctgtctcacctgttcaCTGATGTCATCGTGTCACCTGGAGCAGGTgaacagtgtttctgtgctctgattggtcgacaGGGAGATCGGGCCGAGGTCCAGAGTCTGGTCTGAGAGCGAGTTTGTGGACAAAGCAGCGTTTGAGTTCTCTGAGGTGAATCACACGGAACCCTGCAGAACCTGAAAgccacagtacacacacacacacacacacacacacacacacacacacacacacacacacacacacacacacacacaccggatGCTTGGTTTCACATGGTCTCTCGCTGTCTGTCAGACAGAGACCATGTTGAAGACGGCTGAGGACCTGGCGGGACCGTATGTTTGGGGTCAGTACGACATCCTGGTTCTTCCTCCGTCGTTCCCCTACGGAGGAATGGAGAACCCCTGTCTGACCTTCGCCACGCCCACATTACTGGTATCTATAgcaacacactgactgacacctGATCATTAGCGACATCCTCACAGGCTGTCGATCAGCtgttcactgtctctgtctctttacaGGCAGGAGACAAGTCTCTGTCCAACGTGAGTTCAAATCCTCCTTTAAAACTCTGCCAGCtaaatgttcatgtgttcatccgTGTTCACCTGGCCGTGTGTTGTTCTCGCCGTCAGGTGATCGCTCATGAGATCTCCCACAGCTGGACCGGTAATCTGGTGACCAATAAGACGTGGGAACACTTCTGGTAAACAGACACGACCGCCGGCCTCTTTAAAGACACGAGAAAGAAGCGTCAGATgaatttattttgaaggaaacGTGACGACTTCCTGTTGTTGCCTTCAGGCTGAACGAGGGTCACACCGTGTACCTGGAGAGGATGATTGGCAGGTCTATGAACAGCGAGCAGTTCCGACAGTTTAAAGCCATGGGGGGCTGGAAGGACCTGCAGGACTCGGTGaggacctgaacctgaacctgaacctgaacctgaacc from Chaetodon trifascialis isolate fChaTrf1 chromosome 22, fChaTrf1.hap1, whole genome shotgun sequence includes:
- the dennd6b gene encoding protein DENND6B isoform X3; amino-acid sequence: MNPLDGSGSPGHEEAADSGDGRRPWARFSSWLECACVVTFDLELGQAIELMFPHNVKLTEKEKTSICYLSFPDSYSGCLGDTQFSFRLRQSVGRRASRFREDVYNRDAPATLQTETSHFFGYVYFRQVKDVSVKRGYFQKSLVLISRLPYTHLFHSLLQIVAPEFFEKLEPCLEAVCNEINQWPSPVPGLTLNLPVMGVVLQVRIPSKTDKPGGSPVRQTAREDLLPAPTLLPSIHELDLFRCFQSVLIHLQILWELMLLGEPLVVMAPSPTISSETVLALVSSISPLKFCCDFRPYFTIHDSEFREYTTRTQAPPNVVLGVTNPFFIKTFQNWPHVVRLGEIKMAGDLPKQVKVKKLSKLKTLDTKPGIYTAYKTFLHKDKILIKRLLKGIQRKRPSEVQSAILRRHLLELTQSFIIPLERYMASLMPLQRSVTPWKTPPQIRPFSQDEFMSTLDHTGPQLTSVLKGDWMGLYRKFFRSPNFDGWYRHRHREMTQKLESLHLEDLLGWTKDKSEVEIVDLILKLREKLMKARRQQLQVKDGVLDKLDTFIDSMVSSLPEDLQTLLSTR
- the lta4h gene encoding leukotriene A-4 hydrolase — translated: MASDPCAFSSFTRCVTKHLNLSLHLDFDRHVIRGKVELTVEALEDRFSALTLDTRDLKIVSVNANGQAARFTMGPKHSFKGTPLDIALPFDLSRGQHVIVEVTYETSPSASALQWLTPEQTAGKKQPYLFSQCQAHHCRSMIPCQDSPSVKHTYYAQVSVPKDLVAVMSAVRDGQEADPQDSNRVVYRFRQPVPMPSYLIAIVVGALESREIGPRSRVWSESEFVDKAAFEFSETETMLKTAEDLAGPYVWGQYDILVLPPSFPYGGMENPCLTFATPTLLAGDKSLSNVIAHEISHSWTGNLVTNKTWEHFWLNEGHTVYLERMIGRSMNSEQFRQFKAMGGWKDLQDSVNTFGANNPLTNLVPSLQDVDPDDAFSSVPYEKGFALLYHLEELMGGPEVFMGFVKSYIQLFAYSSVTTDEWKNYLFTYFKDKVDVLNKVDWNAWMFTPGMPPVKPQYDTTLADACIALSQRWIKAKDQDLTNFQESDVKSLSSHQVIEFLSLLLQEDPLPLTHVKKMQEVYDLNACMNAEIRFRWLRLCVRSRWEEAVPMALKMATEQGRMKFTRPLFKEVFNFEKYHDEAISVFLANRGAMHPVTSGLVAKDLKVDASNTTSL
- the dennd6b gene encoding protein DENND6B isoform X1, which produces MNPLDGSGSPGHEEAADSGDGRRPWARFSSWLECACVVTFDLELGQAIELMFPHNVKLTEKEKTSICYLSFPDSYSGCLGDTQFSFRLRQSVGRRASRFREDVYNRDAPATLQTETSHFFGYVYFRQVKDVSVKRGYFQKSLVLISRLPYTHLFHSLLQIVAPEFFEKLEPCLEAVCNEINQWPSPVPGLTLNLPVMGVVLQVRIPSKTDKPGGSPVRQTAREDLLPAPTLLPSIHELDLFRCFQSVLIHLQILWELMLLGEPLVVMAPSPTISSETVLALVSSISPLKFCCDFRPYFTIHDSEFREYTTRTQAPPNVVLGVTNPFFIKTFQNWPHVVRLGEIKMAGDLPKQVKVKKLSKLKTLDTKPGIYTAYKTFLHKDKILIKRLLKGIQRKRPSEVQSAILRRHLLELTQSFIIPLERYMASLMPLQRSVTPWKTPPQIRPFSQDEFMSTLDHTGPQLTSVLKGDWMGLYRKFFRSPNFDGWYRHRHREMTQKLESLHLEVICDAVSPVMCSHSGYCVPVGDLMSCPLQDLLGWTKDKSEVEIVDLILKLREKLMKARRQQLQVKDGVLDKLDTFIDSMVSSLPEDLQTLLSTR
- the dennd6b gene encoding protein DENND6B isoform X2; the encoded protein is MNPLDGSGSPGHEEAADSGDGRRPWARFSSWLECACVVTFDLELGQAIELMFPHNVKLTEKEKTSICYLSFPDSYSGCLGDTQFSFRLRQSVGRRASRFREDVYNRDAPATLQTETSHFFGYVYFRQVKDVSVKRGYFQKSLVLISRLPYTHLFHSLLQIVAPEFFEKLEPCLEAVCNEINQWPSPVPGLTLNLPVMGVVLQVRIPSKTDKPGGSPVRQTAREDLLPAPTLLPSIHELDLFRCFQSVLIHLQILWELMLLGEPLVVMAPSPTISSETVLALVSSISPLKFCCDFRPYFTIHDSEFREYTTRTQAPPNVVLGVTNPFFIKTFQNWPHVVRLGEIKMAGDLPKQVKVKKLSKLKTLDTKPGIYTAYKTFLHKDKILIKRLLKGIQRKRPSEVQSAILRRHLLELTQSFIIPLERYMASLMPLQRSVTPWKTPPQIRPFSQDEFMSTLDHTGPQLTSVLKGDWMGLYRKFFRSPNFDGWYRHRHREMTQKLESLHLEVICDADLLGWTKDKSEVEIVDLILKLREKLMKARRQQLQVKDGVLDKLDTFIDSMVSSLPEDLQTLLSTR